The Urbifossiella limnaea genome has a window encoding:
- a CDS encoding DUF1573 domain-containing protein yields MYALVALLAAAQPAPALHTPTPVAARGDVKAGPPLVQAFDLTHRGAAGKLTILKVEAGCGCVRRGLSAEALQPGETARLAVEINTLTQPDGPNRWQVAVGYQVDTPGGPQPGELVLTLTANLSREVVVSPPQVAFSTAGGATQALTITDSRPTPLTVLRAASSSPHLTATAAPPAVGADGVRRQTVTLTLTADAPAGEREETVVLQTGDAAYPEFRVPVRVRKRAAAGVVASPEAVAVRLTAATPEVSALVQLRSPDGTPIRVLGVVSDSPEVTARWPDAAAPVTAVRVTVAATRPGAARLRMRLADRPPGEELVIPVTWTVTGRSP; encoded by the coding sequence ATGTACGCACTCGTCGCGCTGCTCGCGGCGGCGCAGCCCGCGCCGGCCCTCCACACCCCGACGCCCGTCGCCGCCCGCGGCGACGTCAAGGCCGGCCCGCCGCTGGTGCAGGCGTTCGACCTGACGCACCGCGGCGCGGCCGGGAAACTCACGATTCTCAAGGTCGAAGCCGGCTGCGGCTGCGTCCGCCGCGGCCTGAGCGCCGAGGCACTCCAGCCCGGCGAGACGGCCCGGCTCGCGGTCGAGATCAACACCCTGACGCAGCCCGACGGCCCGAACCGCTGGCAGGTCGCCGTCGGCTATCAGGTGGACACGCCGGGCGGCCCGCAGCCCGGCGAGCTCGTGCTGACGCTGACCGCGAATCTTTCCCGCGAGGTGGTGGTGAGCCCCCCGCAGGTGGCGTTCTCGACCGCCGGCGGGGCCACGCAGGCGCTCACGATCACCGACAGCCGGCCGACCCCGCTCACGGTGCTGCGGGCCGCTTCGAGCAGCCCGCACCTGACAGCCACGGCGGCGCCACCCGCGGTGGGGGCGGACGGCGTGCGGCGGCAGACGGTGACGCTGACGCTGACCGCGGACGCCCCGGCCGGCGAGCGCGAGGAGACGGTGGTGCTCCAGACCGGCGACGCGGCGTATCCCGAGTTCCGCGTGCCGGTGCGGGTGCGGAAGCGGGCGGCCGCCGGCGTCGTGGCGTCGCCGGAGGCGGTGGCCGTGCGGCTGACCGCAGCGACGCCGGAGGTGTCGGCGCTGGTTCAGCTGCGGAGCCCCGACGGCACGCCGATTCGCGTGCTGGGGGTGGTGAGCGATTCGCCCGAGGTGACGGCCCGCTGGCCGGACGCAGCCGCGCCGGTGACGGCGGTTCGCGTCACGGTGGCGGCGACGCGCCCGGGGGCGGCCCGGCTGCGCATGCGGCTCGCCGACCGGCCGCCGGGTGAGGAGTTGGTCATCCCGGTGACGTGGACCGTCACCGGGCGCAGCCCCTGA